The following proteins are encoded in a genomic region of Meles meles unplaced genomic scaffold, mMelMel3.1 paternal haplotype, whole genome shotgun sequence:
- the LOC123936597 gene encoding LOW QUALITY PROTEIN: uncharacterized protein LOC123936597 (The sequence of the model RefSeq protein was modified relative to this genomic sequence to represent the inferred CDS: deleted 1 base in 1 codon): MGQTLMSLTLGHWRDVQIRANNLSVEVRRRKWQTLCTSEWPTFNVGWPKDGTFNIHVILQVKERVFNQGPQDHPDQVPYVVVWESLVDEPPPWVSPFVHPKPKTLPYTTSPPGPSAPPVPHPIPDPTDPPKPPSSSNLYPIVSDPSSPRRPKPQKILPLEDSPLIDLLSEEPPPYPPPPPAQALNSTREPEHPLEERDPLPSPMVGRLRGRREPTQEGTSKLFPLHQGGGPGNQLQYWPFSASDLYNWKSHNPSFSQDPVALTALIESILITHQPTWDDCQQLLQALLTTEERQKVFLEARKNVLGEDGRPTQLPNVIDAAFPLTRPVWDFNTAEGRTHLNLYRQLLIAGLHNAGSCPINLAQVRQITQGPEESPTAFLERLKEAYRRYTPFDPDSNEQRGNVSMTFIWQSAPDIRNKLQRLENLQDFSLQDLLKEAEKIFNKRETQEEKEERLRKLQEEKEERLRKLQEEKEEKLKKEAEEREEKRERKRSKELSKILAAVVQGSQGPEAGKSDREGDIRRPQVDRNQCAYCKERGLPNRYWEPPINPRPTGI; the protein is encoded by the exons ATGGGACAGACACTTATGAGTCTCACTTTAGGACATTGGAGAGACGTCCAAATCCGAGCCAATAACCTGTCGGtggaagtcagaagaaggaaatggcaGACACTTTGTACTTCAGAATGGCCTACCTTTAACGTTGGGTGGCCCAAAGATGGAACCTTTAACATCCATGTTATTTTACAGGTCAAAGAACGAGTCTTCAACCAGGGACCCCAAGACCATCCGGACCAAGTACCCTATGTTGTAGTGTGGGAAAGCCTGGTTGATGAGCCTCCTCCTTGGGTCTCTCCCTTCGTTCACCCAAAGCCCAAAACCCTTCCATACACCACTTCTCCCCCAGGACCCTCCGCTCCCCCCGTCCCTCACCCCATCCCAGATCCCACCGACCCTCCcaaacctccttcttcctctaacctATATCCTATAGTCAGCGATCCCTCTTCTCCACGGCGTCCTAAACCACAGAAGATCCTTCCTCTGGAGGACTCCCCCTTAATAGACCTTCTATCTGAAGAACCTCCCCCttatcctcctccccctcctgcgcAGGCACTAAATTCCACAAGGGAGCCAGAGCACCCACTTGAAGAACGCGACCCCTTGCCATCCCCAATGGTGGGAAGACTTAGGGGTCGCAGGGAGCCAACACAAGAaggaacttccaaactctttccccTGCACCAAGGAGGAGGGCCAGGCAATCAGCTCCAATATTGGCCCTTTTCAGCCTCCGACCTATATAATTGGAAGTCCCATAACCCTTCCTTTTCACAGGACCCCGTAGCCCTAACTGCCTTAATTGAATCCATTCTAATCACACACCAACCCACCTGGGATGATTGTCAACAACTCTTGCAGGCTCTCCTCACCACTGAGGAGAGACAAAAGGTTTTCCTGGAGGCCAGA AAAAACGTTTTAGGGGAAGACGGAAGGCCCACACAACTCCCTAATGTGATAGATGCCGCCTTCCCTTTGACCCGTCCCGTCTGGGATTTCAACACGGCGGAAGGTAGGACCCACCTAAATCTTTACCGCCAGTTACTCATAGCAGGTCTCCATAATGCGGGGAGTTGCCCCATCAATTTGGCTCAGGTAAGACAGATAACTCAGGGGCCAGAGGAATCTCCAACCGCTTTCCTGGAAAGGCTTAAGGAGGCTTATCGCAGGTATACGCCTTTTGACCCAGATAgcaatgagcagagaggaaacgTTTCAATGACATTTATTTGGCAGTCAGCACCAGATATAAGGAATAAACTACAGCGTTTAGAGAACCTACAAGATTTCTCTttacaagatttattaaaggaggcagaaaagatttttaataaaagagagactcaggaagaaaaggaggaacgacttaggaagttgcaggaagaaaaggaggaacgacttaggaagttgcaggaagagaaagaggagaaactaaagaaggaagctgaagaaagggaagagaaacgaGAACGTAAACgaagtaaggaacttagcaaaatcttGGCCGCCGTAGTGCAAGGCAGCCAaggaccagaggcaggaaagtcagacagggagggagacataagGAGGCCCCAAGTAGACCGAAACCAATGTGCCTACTGTAAAGAAAG AGGACTGCCGAACAGGTACTGGGAACCTCCTATTAACCCTAGGCCAACTGGGATATAG